AAGTCCGCGAGGAGGAAGGCATACCTGAGTTAGAAGAGGAAACAGAATATGAAGAAATTGATGAAAGGATGAGCAGTAAAGAAGAGAATGTTAAACCCTGCAGCAACTTTGATAGAGAGCATGTTGTTGTAGAAGATGTTAACGATAGCGATAGTGACAGTGATGTTGAAACTGAGACTGAGGAAGAGCAGGAATCGGAGGAACATATGGAAGAACCACCATCTAAAGAACATGAAACTGTAGAAGTGGCCAAAGCTCAAAATATGCGTCAATTAAGTAAAAAGGAAACAGCTGTTGCTGATGGTGAATCAAAAGAGGAAACACCGGGCTTCACTGTCTATGTAAATAGAAGGCCAACAAGTATGGCAGAAGTTATAAAGGATCTTGAAGATCAATTCACAGCCGCTTGCAATGCGGCTAGTCAGGTGTCTTCCATTTTGGAGGCCAGCAGAGCTCAGCACTCACCATCAGCCAATGATGTGACAGGTTCAGAACAATATTCGAATATCTTGTAAATTTTTCATTGGAATTTATGGTTTCTTTCATTTGTTCTTTAGTCCTACGCTTGGAAGCATAGTTAAATGTATTCTGCAcaccaaatattttaattcatcctgCTATATGTGAAAACTTTGAAGTCCATTATTCGTGATGCATCTAAGATATTAGTCTTAGTTTTGTGAGATTAATGCATCACTGTGAGCATGTTCATGAGATGATACTTTCCTTTCTTTTGAATGCATGAATTCTTCACTATCAAATGTTATCACAGGCAGACATGTGCTATAAGAAGCTTTACTGATTGTGCACTCACTTGAGTTAGTTTGTTTTGATGGCTATGTTAAGAGTTTACCTTTCTTAATGTGATacaattggtgataggagtTACCTGTTTTCCTGCACGTCAACTCACATGCTTCCTACAAAATTGATGTATAATTTACTACTTTTTCTTGTCTGCAGCTATGAAGCTTTTAAATCCAGTAGCATTATTTAGGTCAGCATCATCTcgatcatcatcatcaagatGTTTGGTCAGTGCTTCAACTTCAAGAGATGAAGGCTACGAAAGCAGCAGTGACTTCTCTGACGATTCCTGCATGTTTTCTGGGAGTCACCAGTCGACCTTGGATCGATTGTACGCTTGGGAAAAGAAGCTTTACAATGAAGTTAGGGTATGCATCTGAAACCAAAAAACCACCTGGTTATGCTGGGTTCAATATTTACTGTAGCTATATATCTCCATGAGTTTCCACCAGAAAACACATTGAAATGGATCATCTTTCTAGAAGTAGACTTAACTTTGTTTATAAAGATATTAAGCAAGAATTTAGGACATGTCTCTAGATGATCATCAGATTTGAAATCAGCAATGCTGCTTCCAGTCGAACTTCCAATCAAAGTATAAAACGTTTGTCAGTCCTTTTTCTATGTCCAAGTTTATTGTATTTAGCTAGGATGGACTAATATGAATATGTGCATTATGATcagattataatttttcaatattctaAATCACACTATTATTACAATTTCTCTGAAGGTTCAGAATTACAGAAGCTGCTCTGTACTATATCTTTAATGAGTCTAGATTCTTCCTTGTCCCAAATGAGTAAATTCTGTATTTTTGATCACACAGGCTGGTGAGCGTGTTCGTAGAGCTTACGAAAAGAAGTGCAATCAACTTAGGAATCAGGACGTGAAAGGCGATGACCCTATTTCTGTGGACAAGACAAGGGCTTCCATAAGAGACCTTGATACACAGATAAAAGTTTCAATACACTCAGTTGAAGCTATCTCAAAGAGGATTGAAACTTTACGGGACGAAGAACTGGAGCCTCAGCTCTTAGAATTAGTGCAAGGGTATGTTTTAAGAGAATTGCTTCTCAGATAAATTTAATCAGATAGTGTAATTTAAGAGAATTTATGAGGCAGTGATGAAGTGAGAACTTAAAAACTGTTGATCTAAATTGGCAGGTTAGCAAGGATGTGGAAGGTGATGGGAGAGTGCCATCAACTGCAGAAACGCACCCTCGACGAAGCTAAGATTCTGTTGGCTGGAACACCTTCAAAGCTGTCGGGATCACGGAGATACACGATAATGTCACCTTCCGAACCACACAGGATGGCGCGCTCTGCAGCCAACCTCGAGACAGAGCTGAGGAACTGGAGGTCCAGCTTCGATACATGGATTGTTTCTCAACAATCCTATGCGCACGCGCTTAAGGGGTGGCTCCTGCGCTGCGTCCGCTCTGACCCCGACACAACAAAGTTCCCATTCTCCCCTCGGAGGTCCTTAAACGCCCCGCCTATGTTCAACATCTGCATCCAATGGTCAAGGTTCCTGGATGCCGTCCAGGGGGCCCCGGTGCTCGATGGGATGGACTTCTTCGCAGCAGGTGTCGGCTCGTTGTACGCACAGCAGCTGAAGGAGGACTCACGTCGCCAGTCTGGTAGTTCATCGAAGAGGTTTGGAGGGGAAATGGAGGTGGTGGAGGCAGGGCACTTTGAAGAGGAGGTGGTGACGGCCGAGAAGATGGCTGAGGTGGCCATCAGAGTGCTGTGCGCCGGGATGTCCGTTGCGCTGAGCGCCCTCACGGAGTTCGCTGTCAGCTCAGCGCAAGGATATGCTGATTTGATCAAGCAATGGGAGAATAACaaacagcagcagcagccaCAAACAATTCATGGGTCagaaaagtagagaggaaAAATCAATGTAAATCTTGAACTAATTGTTAACTAATTATTTGTATGGAAATAGATTAGTTGCTTgctttttttaacttttatttccaaaaaaagaattagTTTTGCTTTGGAGATGAAAATAGTAAGAATATTATATGTATACCCTTTTTTAtacagtaaaataaataaatataatcacaGGGATGTGATTATATGATAATCTATAATTATGGTGACAACCTAATAAtcctcattttatggacgaaaagtatcattttatagaacagaatatcattttatagattaaaagtatcattttatgtatgctgaaaaaatatcattttatcatgtataaatatcatttttagtaaaaatgatacttttgacccataaaataataggattattaggttatcacataaatataactTATCATTATAAGGCACCCCTATaatcacatatataattattttgaaaccTATTATACACgctaataataaaaataaaattctactACTAATTTCTTTGACTGGTAGTTTTGTTTGACtgatttaaaacaaatataggagtattaatattcaacataatttagatattttatatacattttaagaaaaaaatgatgaaatgacCCATAATCTGTTTGTGACATTTCTATGAAGTCAAATTAGTTCAATCAAGAATAACAATTgcaaacaatataaaataagttcaatgaaaagaataaattacacttctacttataaattatcattcatttttaattcatgtCATTCAAAATGcgacaaattatttttggacaAAGATAGTATTATTTCCAATCTGatatatttccttttaatgaaattatatcaataatttataaataaaggtTCGATACACTTGAGAATGGGAAGGAGCTTAAGCACCTATCGAcctttctatttattttttagtgaacTACATTTTCAATTCATGGACATTACAATAACTAGTAAAAATTcgtcataattttatattcttatcaccataattattaaaattatgatattacatatttattaaaatctaaatttataaCAAAGTTGACCTCACAAACAACTTTGTTCTATAAgagttaaaataaatattaatttcttaacctCATGATTTGTAGTAAAAGtatggattttatttataagaaaaatgacATAGTAAGAATTGTTCCTTCCCTAGTTTGATAACGAAGTAAATGTTCTTTGAATCATATGCCCTGCATGGAAAATAATTACTCATTAATTATCCTAAAAAACTAATAAGATAAGAACCAACAAAATACATATCATTATGTCATAGAACGCTATAAGATAAGAAACGACAAAATGcggagtagtattttgttaTGGAACGCAAAACCCAAGCTGATGACAAATTGATTTGTTTCTAGGCTTGGTCATCTCAAAAACACGTACGTACCTCACTTTAATAACCAACGCAATATTGATCGCATAAATCATTAAGAAATGTCATTTCCATATtgtaaacaatattttttgtaggagaatcaaataatataacgGGAGAAGACAATAGAAAACTGAGTAATAAGGAGACatattcatagataaaaaaatataatatgagaAACAACAAAAGCATACTATTTTGGCATGGAACACACAGTCCAGGCCGATAACAAATTGATTTGTCGCTGGGCTTGATCATCTCAAAAACACGTACGTAAATCTATTTGAAGACCAATGCAATATTTCTAGGCAGATGTCATTAAGAAATGTCAATAACACATtgtaaacaatattttttgttggagAAAATACAATATTGCAACGGGAAGAAGTCAATGAAGAAATGagcaataatatataaattataaagaagCTATATAAAGAAGCTATTTATGTCTTGTGAATGAATTATTATGAACGTTTTTGCATTAACTATATTGTTACATtacatcatttaatttaaatttatataataaacttTTTATGCAATATTAAGGTCTCCTTGTATttcatatacaaatattaatgtataaatGACTGCTTCATGCTATTTCGTAATTGCATATCAATTAATCTATgcataattatgaattaaatgcTCACATAATTGAGACGGTTTCCTCAATAAACATTGCTGATCATTTTTAAACAATTGGAAGCGATATGAGGGAATTCAGGTCTAACGGCTCATGCATTCTTCCAACAAATAAATTTCCATCATTTTTAGAGAAATAAATTCCCATCAATATTTGCATTAAACCCTATGTAATCCTTCAAATTAGTGCCTTAAACCAAATGAATTCTCATCAATATGATAGTAACGTGTGTACATATGGATATTTATAATCTTGCCCAAAACTtataagtatttaaaataatccTAAGAGGGTGATGGATGAGATGCAGTAATTTTACTATATAGTTAGAAGCTGAACATCTTAAGGTTGGATTGAATCGGCCATATATGAAGAGCTATTAGGAGAGGTTAAGGTTGCTCGGGAGCTGACCGTTAAAGGGTGTGCGCTATGCCCTTCTAGCTGCAGACAGTGGCGGACCTAAAGAGGGTCATGGGGGACCCATGGAACCCCCAACCATTTTACcaatctactccctccgtcccggctaagatgacacattgcttagccggcacgggattttaggagttattagttaaagtgtttaattggagagagagaaggtgggtggaagtattaaagtagagagataaagaaagatgaatattttaataggagggaaaaagtggttgagtgtattaattggagagagaaagttaccaaaaaaggaaatgtgtcatcttagttgggacagactaaaaaggaaaacgtgtcatcttaagtgggacggaggaagtatatattaTCTGTATATTAATAGCTATcctaaataattcaatagcCCAGTTGGCTTTTTCCCGGCCCTGGCAAGGGAGGAGACGATGTCGTTGATGATGTAGCATACAACTCAGTTATCCCCATAAAGTCGTTCTGCAAGAATGTCCACTGGCGCGTGAATTCGCGCAATTCACACTGGGAGGAGATATGGCGACGTCGAGGATAGTTAGCTTTGACATGCAGAATGAAGTGTTTCACACAATCAGATTATAATTCGGATTATGtttctactactatttttgCAAAAGACGAGCACTCGTTCTGGCGCTTTGATTCGTCTACTGAATTATCTACCTTTTTATCAGATAAGTTTCTGACGATTTATGAGTCGAGATGTGAAGGAAGGGAACTGAACTGGAAGCGTATGATGGTTGTGAATTTGGAAGTCGGGACCTCATATAATATAAGTAATCATCCATGGAAGCCTCCATCTGGTTGTGTTATTCTCGAGTTTTACAGTGGCGTATTTGTGTATGATTATCGTGATCGCAAATTAATCTGCAAATTGTCTGGTTTCGACAAATTGTTACAAAGTTTTGAAGATGGAGGTGCCCTCGTTTCACATGCGACCTTTTGTGATTATTATAGTTTGCAATTTAAGAAAGCCATATACTATGTGGATATGCTATTTGcctaaaaattatatatttcaagATATTCAAaggtttgattattttatttaatgtttatgtTTGTAATAGTTATGAATCGTTATCTGATTTACTATATACCGTTGTAGTAGGACGATAGTTCATTTTATAGTTGTTTGATAATGGCATAATGCATCTATTCATGATTACGGTTTCTTTATATTGATAATGGCATAATGCATCTATTCATGATCAcggtttttttatttgatccaCCCCAATGCAATTCTTATATATTAGGTTGACCGATTAATGGAAACTTCTTATGTGGTCGATTTTgcagtttatttattttctttagaaaagcctatatactatataaatattctcCTTGGCTAATTATCTTGGATTCAAAAATcaagttttgacttttatatAGACGATTTACGATTATCATCCTACTAAAACTAGTTGACTGCAAATTTATGTCAAATGGGCCTAGCCCAATAAGAAATACGCCAACTCGGCCCAGATGCGAAGCCTTATTGTCCAAAATGAGGATCAAatcatatttttgaatattttatctttatttgcAAGATATTTTTTACTAGACAGTTCTTTTCAGCGTCTTGTAAGGAGTCAAACCGCAATAATGTGGATAACTACATATGTGAATAATATATAATCCCcgcgtcccataaaagatgtcacacttgaaAGATAACATggaattttaggagatgttattttatgtgttaaatggtgggaaaaaatatataccctccATCTCGTTTTGGAGTCccgattaatcaattttaggcgtcccgctttaggagtcccggttgagataaattaataaaaaaatgcctacaaagtgttaaaagtggttCCCAACATccattaaaactaataaaaaaatattaaaagtgggtctcaacatccactataacatttatttattggacactcaattaaaagtgggtcccaacatccactacaatatttatttattacacactcaaatatttttttcttaaaacatgtgccgactcaaccgggactcctaaagcgggacagagggggtaatttaataattgatgtgagagcaaatttttttcaaaagaagaaatgtgatatcttttataagaaaattaaaaaggaaattgtgATATCTATCTTGGACGGAGGATGTACTtatattatattcaaataagaagtttaaattatttattatcttcTCCCAAACTTCTCGTTTATCTCTTAAATGTTTTACTAAATTCTAGTAGTCGCTGCAATAATAGTTCCCCATCTATTTATCCTCTATCGATTTAGACTCCAGGCTTGttgaattaaagaaaaacgtactacttaaaatgaaacatttaggaatcggcacgagattttatgtagtgttattttgtgagttaatgaagagagagtaaaataagaaagatgaaaaagtagagatagagttatatctattttaggaaatgtttcatttttaatggaacaacaaaaaaaggaaaacgtttcatttttaatggaacatAGATAATATTACAAAAGTTGCGCATAATTTTCTATTCGTTAAACTACATTAATTGTTACACAATCtcttacatattttatatttttttctccataactatttatattattcaaacGAAAATCATATCtgacaaaaaattttaaaaccaaaTCATACCACAATTCGCTTTTTTAACTACTCCATGTTAGCATTCCACACGAACCAAAAATCATatcacaatttatattttatttcattttttatattattctttaatttcatattatatttttaatcttcattatttataaaataaaattaaataatagtgaagtattaattaaatacaataaattactccctgcgtcccacaaaagatgtcacatttgtgggacggcacaagaaaatataattttaatattcatgtgagagaaaatttttttcaaaaataaaagtttgacatcttttattggacaatctaaaaaagaaaatgtgacatctattgTGGAACGAAAGAGTACTATACAATTTATACAATTTGAGGCATGCCTACAATTTTCTCTAGAGTCTACGGGGCCGAATAAATCCAACCACAATTCATGCCAAACCCCACAATCCACAAACTAAATTACTCCTCCAATATAAATCTTCTTGATCTTTCTACCATCAACAACGCACACACCACCCACCAAAAAAATGATCACTGTTGTTATCATGTCACTGTTCCTCCCTCTTTCaatcctcttcctcctccacaCAACAAAAACACTAAGAAGTTCCCGATCGCCGCCCGGCCCCCTCGGCCTCCCGTTCATCGGAAACCTCCTCTCTCTCGACACCTCCAAGCCCCACATCTCTCTATGGCGCCTCTCCCGCTCCCACGGCCCCCTCATGTCCCTCAAGCTCGGCAGCGTGCCCGTGGTCGTCGTTTCATCCCCTTGGACCGCAGAGCAAGTCATGAAGACCCACGACCTCGTCTTCTGCAGCCGCCCGAAGCTGCTCGGCCAGCACAAGCTGTCCTACAACCTATCCGACATATCCTTCGCCCCCTACGGCCAGTCGTGGCGGGAGATGAGGAAGATCTGCGTCGTCCATCTCCTCAGCAACAGACAGGTTGATACGAATCTCACATCGTTTTCACGCGAAAGTGTAGAAATGACATATAAGAGGGAGTCAATCGTTTATATTTGACCATGgttataaaaaaagttaaaagttaGTAGGATTTGGATCCTAATGGAGAGAAGCACGTGCCtcatagtataatatttttattgttatatatttaataatataatctataaattaaatattatgctATAAGGAACCATAGGTGTGCTTCTCTCCACAGCAAAGGATCAAAATCCAAGTTAGTAAATAggagagaaatagaaaaaaatatttgtaattgaaatgttagtggatagtataattaatgtttggtggattttttttcaaaagcaCGAGTGAACAaaccaaaatggtaaatgtaGACTATATTTTGAGACTAATGGAGTATGTTGTTCAATTTCTCATGATAATCTCTAGCAATCGCATTTGTAAATGTACCATAGGTCCAGTCGTTTAGGCCGGTGCGCGAGGAGGAGGTTCTTCGGATGACTCAAAGCCTTGGTTGCGGTCAGGTTGTGGATCTGAGCGCGGTGGTGCTGGGTTTGACGAACACGTTGATATGTAGGATCGCGTTTGGGAAGGAGGAACTGAGGAGAACAAGGTTTGATGAGCTTTCGGTTGAAGCTGAGGCTATGATGGGTGAGTTTTTTGTTTCGGACTATTTGCCTTGGTTTGGTTGGGTGGATAGAGTTTCCGGGTTGATCGGGAGACTTGATCGGATTTTTAAAGACATGGATGGATTCTTTGAGGAGCTGATTCAGGAGCGCGTGAATCAGATCAGGTCCAAGTCGATGAATTCGAATattcttgatattttgatCCAGATGAAAGAGGACAATTCTAGCTCGGTGGCTCTTACATGGGATAATGTTAAGGCCATACTCATGGTTAGttactttatttctattttcaaggTTTCTTGTAGTTTCTAAGTATAAAAGGTGatatcatattttactttaataattgacttaagtaataaaaaaagaagtatttaagaaatacaaaatacaaaatgggaacatttagaaataaaaattgaatgtcCACCTGCCCtctaaaatttttttgtgaaaacaAGGGTATTTTGGTAATttcattgatattttttattcgtCGCGATTTTCCCCTTTCCGAATTAGAATTGGTTCAAATCCTAACTTCCAACCACCATTTCCGTCTAACAATTTCTTTGTCGACGTCCTTCATAGTTGTAACAGTGGATGCGGTTTTTATCCTATTAGGCTCTATCGTCAAAATCCTGCCTCCGTTACTGTGTTTATCCGTCATCAAATAATTGTTAGTGATTTTTccaagaaaatgaaacaattcaCTTTCTCTTTGTAGGATATATTTGTGGCTGGAACAGACACAACTGCAGCAACAATAATATGGGCCATGACAGCCTTGATCAAGAACACATCAACAATGAACAAGCTACAAAAAGAAATCAGAGATCTAGTCAGCAATAGAAGACACGTGTACGAGGATGATCTGTCAAAACTACCTTATCTCAAGGCAGTAATAAAAGAGACATTGAGATTGTTCCCACCGGCGCCACTCCTACTCCCTAGACAATCCATGTCTGATTGCAACATAAACGGATACACCATCCCGGCCAAGACACTTGTCATCGTAAACGCATGGGCGATCGCAAGAGATCCCGACACGTGGGAGAATCCCGATGACTTTGTGCCCGAGAGGTTCTCGAATTCTTCAATTGACATCGTTGGGGCAGATTTTGAGGCGGTCCCCTTCGGCTCGGGCAGGAGAGGGTGCCCCGGGATAGCGATGGGGCTTGCAACGGTGGAGCTCGCGCTTGCGAACCTTGTTCACTCGTTCGACTGGGAATTGCCGGCCGGAATGACAAGAGAGGATATTGATACGGAGGTTTTGCCTGGTATTACTATGCACAAGAAACATCTACTTTGCTTGGTGCCTATGAAAGTTTAGATGATTGATTTATATATGGGCATGTAAATGGTATCTTGTCTTATTGAGTACTAGCCAAAGTCAGGCCTCGTTCGGTATCACAGAATTGAGCATTTGGAACTGAAATTAGAGCCTGTTTCCAATCCAATGTTTGATACCGCAAAATATTTGGTTTTAGAATTGAATTACAATCCCTCTTCCcaattcaataatttgaattccatGTAAATAGATAACTGGAATTCTAAacactctctccgtcccacaaagtttgtcatagtttgacccggcacggattttaagaaattgcttaattttgtgttaaatAAAGGTGTGTAGTGGAATAAGAGTTCCCACATTGAGAAAAATTGAGGAGTgtatttaatgtttatttttggtagATTCCAAATGAACAAACATTAtgggacagacgaaaatgataaaatgagacaaattttgtggaacATATGGAGTAGTTATACAATCGAGCACCTTCACACACTTCACTCACAAACACACACTCTAGGTATACACACTGTGCACACATACtacacaaaattttcaaattcatatcatttcaattatatctcatttttatcgaatgaaggatttaaatttaaattataatttaattcctTCAAATTctgtttcataaaattataattccaaTTCAAATTCCAATTAGATGGTAAAATACTTTTTCTATAGTCCACGACAAACACGAAACCATAAAACATTATAGTACTTTCCATGGTCGACCGAAACATAAGAGAGTTCCAACAAAAAAACCGAATAAATGGCACGATTTTACtcataatcaaaatcaaacattaaagcaaatttcaaaacattaatcctcaaaaacaaaataggaATCTCATCAAGCCAACCTAAAAACCCATAAAcactgcaaaaaaaaaaaaaatcaaattaaaacaaaaatgcatGGGGTGGCTTGTTGAGGTTTTATCATTCTCTAAACGTGTGGCCAATTTGGCGACTCGAAACAGTGCTCGATAAAATCATCGAGGCTGTAGTCGCGAAACCTCTCCTCGTCCCTGTCGAGGAGGGTGAGGATGTTGGAGACGAGTATGGATTCGCACGGGAGTGTGTAGGCAGGAGGGCTCAAGTGGCCGAACATCCCGTTGCCTTGCTCGATGAGCGCCTGGAACACCGGGAGGGCGAGGTACCCGTACGGGATGTTCATGTTGCGACGCTCAGGCCCCACGCTGATCCCGATCAAGGAAGTGGCCGATATGCTACTCTCGGAGGCCCAGGAtccggaggaggaggagtcgGAGGAGTAGTAAACGCGCTTCGATTTCCAGCGGATGTAGATTTTCTTGAGGCGTTTGATTGGCTTCATCACcttcttctttaatttcttcatCACTGACGCCATTAGAGAGAAGGAGAGTGTTGTGAGGTTAAGAATGAAAATgagaatatcaatatataaggAGTGGTTGATTAATTTAACcacattttaatcaaaatatagaaatggTTTGGAACCGATCAACTAAAattggtatgattaaataaat
The genomic region above belongs to Salvia hispanica cultivar TCC Black 2014 chromosome 3, UniMelb_Shisp_WGS_1.0, whole genome shotgun sequence and contains:
- the LOC125216476 gene encoding protein ROLLING AND ERECT LEAF 2-like — its product is MGCSISKLDDEEAVQLCKDRKKFIKQAVEHRMRFASGHIAYVQAMRRVSAALREYIDVDGPREFTLDSFATPTFTPVKKTNPGFISISPNSFSVAPIKSETKSSYKINYYRSGGNSSVLVEERPPHSPETHRINYYRPGRNSSVSVEERPPYSPDTHRVDAYPPVQHFGMDSMFAMQSSPMNPSFFQYSPNNRPNYPPPSPQTSQWDFFWNPFSSLDYYGYPTRGALDQAMLDDENAGLQQVREEEGIPELEEETEYEEIDERMSSKEENVKPCSNFDREHVVVEDVNDSDSDSDVETETEEEQESEEHMEEPPSKEHETVEVAKAQNMRQLSKKETAVADGESKEETPGFTVYVNRRPTSMAEVIKDLEDQFTAACNAASQVSSILEASRAQHSPSANDVTAMKLLNPVALFRSASSRSSSSRCLVSASTSRDEGYESSSDFSDDSCMFSGSHQSTLDRLYAWEKKLYNEVRAGERVRRAYEKKCNQLRNQDVKGDDPISVDKTRASIRDLDTQIKVSIHSVEAISKRIETLRDEELEPQLLELVQGLARMWKVMGECHQLQKRTLDEAKILLAGTPSKLSGSRRYTIMSPSEPHRMARSAANLETELRNWRSSFDTWIVSQQSYAHALKGWLLRCVRSDPDTTKFPFSPRRSLNAPPMFNICIQWSRFLDAVQGAPVLDGMDFFAAGVGSLYAQQLKEDSRRQSGSSSKRFGGEMEVVEAGHFEEEVVTAEKMAEVAIRVLCAGMSVALSALTEFAVSSAQGYADLIKQWENNKQQQQPQTIHGSEK
- the LOC125212257 gene encoding cytochrome P450 71A9-like; this encodes MITVVIMSLFLPLSILFLLHTTKTLRSSRSPPGPLGLPFIGNLLSLDTSKPHISLWRLSRSHGPLMSLKLGSVPVVVVSSPWTAEQVMKTHDLVFCSRPKLLGQHKLSYNLSDISFAPYGQSWREMRKICVVHLLSNRQVQSFRPVREEEVLRMTQSLGCGQVVDLSAVVLGLTNTLICRIAFGKEELRRTRFDELSVEAEAMMGEFFVSDYLPWFGWVDRVSGLIGRLDRIFKDMDGFFEELIQERVNQIRSKSMNSNILDILIQMKEDNSSSVALTWDNVKAILMDIFVAGTDTTAATIIWAMTALIKNTSTMNKLQKEIRDLVSNRRHVYEDDLSKLPYLKAVIKETLRLFPPAPLLLPRQSMSDCNINGYTIPAKTLVIVNAWAIARDPDTWENPDDFVPERFSNSSIDIVGADFEAVPFGSGRRGCPGIAMGLATVELALANLVHSFDWELPAGMTREDIDTEVLPGITMHKKHLLCLVPMKV
- the LOC125209295 gene encoding uncharacterized protein LOC125209295 produces the protein MASVMKKLKKKVMKPIKRLKKIYIRWKSKRVYYSSDSSSSGSWASESSISATSLIGISVGPERRNMNIPYGYLALPVFQALIEQGNGMFGHLSPPAYTLPCESILVSNILTLLDRDEERFRDYSLDDFIEHCFESPNWPHV